A window of Bacteroidota bacterium contains these coding sequences:
- the traK gene encoding conjugative transposon protein TraK, whose translation MFQKMKNIDSAFRQMRSFSFAFLVACVLLTSFVIYKSFNVASEAQQRVFILANGKALEAYSADRKDNVKVEATDHVKMFHFYFFTMDPDDKVINSNINKALYLADGSAKEQYDNLKENGYYTNLISGNISQELQSDSILINTNEYPYHFRYTGVQKIIRPTSIVTRSLITEGQLRNVTRSDNNSHGFLIERWRTLENKDIKIEDRQ comes from the coding sequence ATGTTTCAAAAAATGAAAAATATTGATTCGGCTTTCAGGCAGATGCGATCTTTCTCCTTTGCTTTTTTGGTCGCCTGTGTTTTGCTTACAAGTTTTGTTATTTATAAAAGTTTCAACGTAGCATCAGAAGCGCAGCAACGCGTTTTCATTTTGGCCAATGGAAAAGCGCTCGAAGCCTATTCAGCGGACAGGAAAGATAATGTAAAGGTGGAAGCAACAGACCACGTAAAAATGTTTCACTTTTATTTTTTTACGATGGACCCTGATGATAAAGTTATTAATAGCAATATTAATAAAGCATTATACCTCGCAGATGGCTCTGCCAAGGAACAGTACGATAACTTAAAAGAGAACGGATACTATACGAATCTTATTTCTGGGAATATCAGCCAGGAATTACAAAGTGACAGCATCCTGATCAATACCAATGAATATCCTTATCACTTCAGGTATACAGGTGTGCAGAAAATAATACGACCGACATCTATTGTAACGAGGAGCCTGATCACAGAAGGACAACTCCGGAATGTAACAAGGTCGGATAATAATTCACATGGGTTTCTTATCGAGCGGTGGAGGACACTAGAGAATAAGGATATTAAAATTGAGGATAGGCAGTAG
- a CDS encoding DUF4138 domain-containing protein, producing the protein MKQLIPLLLICNVALSQQPLAITTDKTSSLIFPFPIKYVDRGTNDLLVQPLKENDNILMVKAAAKQFKETNLSVVTGDGSVYSFTVNYKERPSEFIYHLPVNRKASIATYANAILDNKPSIRVMRVEKYGIKASIIGIYIKDDVIFYQLLLCNHSPLDYDIDVLRFFTKDKRKTKRTAVQENDRVPLYTAGNKSKVKAHDFSVVVVALEKFTIPDAKFLGVQIMEKNGGRHFQLKINNGHIMKAVPLPELR; encoded by the coding sequence ATGAAACAATTAATTCCATTACTTCTTATCTGCAATGTTGCTTTATCGCAACAACCTCTTGCGATCACTACTGACAAAACGAGCAGTCTGATCTTTCCTTTCCCTATTAAGTATGTAGACAGGGGTACAAATGATCTGCTCGTACAACCCTTGAAAGAAAATGATAATATCCTGATGGTGAAAGCTGCGGCAAAACAATTTAAAGAAACGAATTTAAGTGTTGTTACAGGCGATGGCAGTGTTTATTCGTTTACTGTAAACTATAAAGAACGGCCATCTGAATTCATTTATCATCTGCCTGTCAACCGAAAGGCAAGCATAGCTACCTATGCCAATGCAATTTTAGATAATAAGCCATCGATACGTGTAATGCGTGTAGAAAAGTATGGAATAAAGGCGAGCATCATTGGTATCTATATCAAGGATGATGTAATTTTTTACCAGCTGTTATTATGCAATCATTCTCCACTTGATTATGATATCGATGTACTTCGCTTTTTTACCAAAGACAAAAGAAAAACTAAACGGACAGCGGTCCAGGAGAATGATCGTGTTCCTTTATACACTGCCGGAAATAAAAGTAAAGTTAAGGCTCATGATTTTTCTGTTGTCGTAGTGGCACTCGAAAAGTTCACGATCCCTGATGCAAAGTTTTTGGGTGTACAGATCATGGAAAAAAATGGAGGACGTCATTTTCAACTGAAGATAAACAATGGGCATATCATGAAGGCAGTGCCATTGCCGGAGTTGAGATAG
- the traG gene encoding TraG family conjugative transposon ATPase, protein MQKKIDDILPIFGVEHDCILSKQGDVTLVYEVQLPELFTLSDQEYEALHQSLVRAIKVLPANTIFHKQDWFTESKVAADFSAIGASFLSRSSERFFNERPYLDHQCYIMLTKKPSGRKSGSSLFSNLLRRSIVPEQTLKPSLLQDFLDSAGQFARILKDSGFIELKRLGDAELTGDKKYCGLVERYLNLQPNEKSFLLHDIKFDDGIQVGPHHCQLFTLADAADLPAYCGSRINYDKYSTDKTKFSTGFASPLGQLLPCNHIYNQYIFIEDAQKTILKLESRRLRLHSLSAYSRENTISRDATNDFLNEAIAQQRLPVKAHFNVLVWTDSKDGLKEVRNLVSSALSQIDAVPKQELSGAPQLFWAGIPGNAADFPMNDSFDSFAEQACCFLNLETNYRSSLSPCGIRLGDRLSGRPVHVDISDEPMQKGIVTNRNKFILGPSGSGKSFFTNHLVRSYYEQGTHIVLVDVGHSYKGLCQMVNGYYFTYDESNPIRFNPFYIGEGDVLDTEKKESIKTLLLALWKKDNESFNRSEYVALSNALQLYYEKDCAFRCFDSFYEFLQTDFVEVLKEDKVKEKDFDVSNFLYVLRPYYKGGEFDYLLNATKDLEMLKERFIVFELDNIKDHPILFPVVTIIIMEVFISKMRKLKGLRKVILIEEAWKAIAKEGMAEYIKYLFKTVRKFFGEAIVVTQEVEDIISSPVVKQAIINNSDCKILLDQSKYQNKFDQIQELLGLTEKEKALVLSINKANDPSKRYKEVFISLGGMLSKVYRTEVSPEEYFAYTTEEKEKVKLMQYTARSNGDMQKGITAMVDEMRSKTVL, encoded by the coding sequence ATGCAAAAAAAGATAGACGATATATTACCCATTTTTGGTGTTGAGCATGACTGCATACTTTCCAAGCAGGGTGATGTTACTCTTGTTTATGAAGTGCAGTTGCCTGAACTTTTTACATTATCCGACCAGGAGTATGAAGCATTGCATCAATCTTTGGTCAGAGCAATTAAAGTTCTTCCTGCCAATACTATTTTTCATAAGCAGGATTGGTTCACTGAAAGTAAAGTGGCTGCAGACTTCAGCGCCATAGGTGCAAGTTTTTTATCCAGAAGCAGTGAGCGTTTTTTTAATGAACGCCCTTATCTCGATCATCAATGTTATATCATGCTGACGAAGAAACCATCCGGCAGAAAATCGGGATCATCTTTATTTTCCAATTTACTCCGGAGATCGATCGTGCCTGAACAAACTTTAAAGCCTTCTCTTCTGCAAGACTTTTTGGATAGTGCAGGTCAATTTGCGAGGATACTAAAAGACAGTGGCTTCATTGAATTAAAAAGATTGGGTGATGCTGAGTTAACCGGTGATAAGAAATATTGTGGGTTAGTGGAACGATACCTGAACCTGCAGCCCAATGAAAAAAGTTTTCTTTTGCATGATATAAAATTCGATGATGGTATACAAGTTGGCCCTCATCATTGCCAGTTATTTACTCTTGCAGATGCAGCAGATCTCCCTGCTTACTGCGGCTCGCGCATCAACTATGATAAGTATTCGACTGATAAAACGAAGTTTAGTACAGGGTTTGCATCACCACTGGGACAATTGCTTCCCTGCAATCATATTTATAATCAATACATCTTTATTGAAGATGCTCAAAAGACGATATTAAAATTAGAAAGCAGAAGATTACGACTTCATTCTTTAAGTGCTTACTCCAGAGAAAACACCATCAGCCGCGACGCTACCAATGATTTTTTAAACGAAGCTATCGCACAGCAACGCTTGCCGGTGAAAGCTCATTTCAATGTATTAGTGTGGACTGACAGTAAGGATGGTTTGAAGGAAGTACGAAACCTGGTATCATCAGCCTTGTCCCAGATAGATGCCGTACCGAAGCAGGAGCTGTCGGGAGCGCCGCAACTATTCTGGGCAGGCATACCAGGGAACGCCGCCGATTTTCCGATGAATGACTCCTTTGATTCGTTCGCCGAACAGGCTTGTTGTTTTCTGAATTTAGAAACCAACTATCGTTCTTCATTATCACCGTGTGGCATTCGTCTCGGCGATCGCCTCAGCGGAAGACCTGTGCATGTTGATATAAGCGATGAACCAATGCAAAAAGGTATAGTTACGAATCGAAATAAATTTATTCTTGGCCCATCGGGCAGTGGTAAAAGTTTTTTCACCAATCATTTGGTCCGCAGTTATTATGAACAGGGAACACATATTGTATTGGTGGACGTGGGGCATAGTTATAAAGGGCTTTGCCAGATGGTAAATGGATATTACTTCACCTATGATGAATCAAACCCGATCCGCTTTAACCCGTTTTATATCGGTGAAGGTGATGTGCTGGACACCGAAAAAAAGGAAAGCATTAAAACATTGTTACTTGCTTTATGGAAAAAAGATAATGAAAGTTTTAACCGCTCTGAATATGTGGCACTCTCCAACGCTCTGCAGCTTTATTATGAGAAAGATTGTGCCTTCCGTTGTTTTGATTCGTTCTATGAATTCTTACAGACTGATTTTGTAGAGGTGTTAAAGGAGGATAAGGTAAAAGAGAAAGATTTCGATGTTTCCAATTTTCTCTATGTGTTGCGACCTTATTATAAGGGAGGTGAGTTTGATTACCTACTCAATGCAACCAAAGACCTTGAAATGCTGAAAGAACGATTCATTGTTTTCGAGTTAGATAATATCAAAGATCATCCTATACTTTTCCCGGTTGTCACGATCATCATCATGGAAGTGTTTATTTCCAAGATGCGGAAATTAAAAGGCCTGCGTAAAGTTATTCTTATCGAAGAAGCATGGAAAGCAATTGCGAAAGAAGGTATGGCCGAATATATCAAATACCTTTTTAAGACGGTGAGGAAATTTTTTGGTGAAGCAATTGTAGTGACGCAGGAAGTGGAAGATATTATTTCATCACCGGTAGTAAAGCAGGCAATTATCAACAACTCCGACTGTAAGATACTACTGGATCAAAGTAAATATCAAAACAAGTTTGACCAGATACAGGAGTTGCTGGGTCTTACTGAAAAAGAAAAAGCACTCGTGCTATCCATCAACAAAGCAAATGATCCAAGCAAAAGGTACAAGGAAGTATTCATCTCCCTGGGAGGGATGCTTTCGAAAGTTTATCGCACGGAAGTATCACCTGAAGAATACTTCGCTTATACTACTGAAGAAAAAGAAAAAGTGAAATTGATGCAATATACGGCCCGATCTAATGGGGATATGCAAAAGGGAATCACTGCGATGGTGGATGAAATGAGGAGTAAAACTGTTTTGTAA
- the traM gene encoding conjugative transposon protein TraM, which translates to MKNNNDKKNVTMNKSVKEQRLLLMLPLLVIPFLTMAFWALGGGRGKAETNVSAKGLNLKLPDAKFKEEKLRDKLDFYDKASRDSLKLDEWMKNDPYFKKDTGLNAFYGDELQELAGTTAKKYNQRLNVSPYEVTEDNPEEKVLRKLKLLENEISKKGDVTPDKGKDDDLSKEVERLEAMLKVKDTGSDEDPEIKQLEGTLDRILDIQHPQRVKERMKEKLKMNSDNVFAVSTEQGTGDLTKGFYGVSNASEVTEQNLIEGTVHGTQVIVTGAVVKFRLDRDIYINGQLIPKDNFISGIATLEGERMKVEINSITSRKNLYAVKLEVHDMDGLPGIYIPGAITRDVARQSADNSLSIMDMPSVDPSLKAQAARTGIGAIKSLFSRKLKLVKVTIKGGYKVFFKNKN; encoded by the coding sequence ATGAAGAACAACAACGATAAAAAAAATGTGACTATGAATAAAAGTGTGAAGGAACAAAGATTGTTATTGATGTTGCCCTTGTTGGTAATACCATTTTTAACGATGGCTTTCTGGGCTTTGGGTGGAGGCCGTGGGAAAGCAGAAACAAATGTGAGCGCAAAGGGACTGAATTTAAAGTTACCTGATGCAAAGTTCAAGGAAGAGAAGTTAAGAGATAAGCTTGACTTTTATGATAAGGCAAGCAGAGATTCATTGAAGCTGGATGAATGGATGAAGAACGATCCGTACTTTAAAAAGGATACGGGCCTCAATGCATTTTATGGCGATGAACTCCAGGAGCTCGCCGGCACCACCGCAAAGAAATATAATCAAAGGCTCAATGTATCACCTTATGAAGTTACAGAAGATAACCCTGAAGAAAAGGTGTTGAGAAAATTAAAGTTGCTGGAAAATGAAATTTCAAAGAAAGGGGATGTAACGCCCGATAAAGGTAAGGATGATGATCTTTCTAAAGAAGTGGAACGGCTTGAGGCAATGCTGAAAGTGAAAGATACTGGTTCGGATGAAGATCCTGAGATCAAACAACTGGAAGGAACACTCGATAGAATCCTCGATATACAGCATCCGCAACGTGTGAAAGAACGGATGAAAGAAAAGTTGAAGATGAATAGTGATAATGTGTTTGCTGTTTCAACAGAGCAAGGAACCGGTGATCTTACAAAAGGATTTTATGGTGTGAGTAATGCAAGTGAAGTTACTGAGCAAAACCTTATTGAAGGTACAGTTCATGGAACACAGGTTATCGTAACTGGCGCCGTTGTTAAATTTCGACTCGACCGTGATATTTATATCAATGGTCAATTGATCCCCAAGGATAATTTTATTTCAGGCATTGCAACGCTCGAAGGAGAAAGAATGAAGGTCGAAATTAATTCCATCACCAGTCGTAAGAATTTATATGCTGTCAAGCTCGAAGTGCATGATATGGATGGGCTCCCAGGTATTTATATTCCCGGAGCGATCACGCGCGATGTTGCCAGGCAATCAGCCGATAATAGTTTATCCATTATGGATATGCCTTCGGTTGATCCTTCTCTTAAGGCACAGGCTGCACGAACAGGGATAGGTGCTATTAAAAGTTTATTCTCAAGGAAATTGAAGTTGGTGAAGGTGACGATCAAAGGTGGTTACAAGGTATTTTTTAAAAATAAAAATTAA
- a CDS encoding T9SS type B sorting domain-containing protein, whose translation MKLAAIMISFIAFTSLPAQTIYTVAGNGTINNSGDGGPAIYAALSDMGSCYPAFDYLGNMYIAQNFNNTIRKIDAAGIITTIAGSDAITGYTGDGGPAVNALIRHPSAIAIDNNNNIYFADQLGTVIRRIDPAGIITTVSGQVTSNCAVGDGGPLLLARFRAIAALSFDASNNLYISDNGCHTLRRVSAGIVTTIAGNGTIGYSGDGGPAIAAQLAFPGKVAIDNLGNVYIPDGQNHRIRKVTNSGIITTIAGTGVQGYSGDNGPATSAQIKFPGSVIIDNAGNLFMGDDNAVIRKINAAGIITTYAGSGTWGYEGDGGPAIAANMQFTEGRISIDHNDNIYFANQHVGNVIRKISNCIMATIDQQPSTAIICSGWNASFSISATNITTYQWQVQTVQGSWVNLNNDAMYSGVNTNILSITAATANMSNYGYRCVASNSCGAIFSREGLLHIPATLTPSVSIVANTSTICTGQQVVFNATPLNGGSAPVYQWMKNGIPVGSNSSTYSDNTFQNGDVVNVTMVSNGTCLTTSTAVSNSITLSVNVPVIVGITVVASANNVCFGTPVTFTATVTNGGTSPAYTWFRNGTNLFLNSPTYTDNTLTDGDHVFGVVGSSLPCLVSPVVPSIPIQMHIIASVTPSITISSNVVDICRGGQVNFIASAMNVGTTPSYQWYKNGVPVGNGLVNYADNSFVNGDVVTCKLSTTGSCLTTTEATSNAVMITVHPDVVVNLDQSNSLCAGDSRILNAGNFSSYSWSTGVTTQSITVNAPGTYSVTVTDDKGCVGTGSTTITTLLPSPSGFMQADTSICEYSSLVLQSLQNFSSYNWSTGSVTKSITITQAGQYWLEVRDNNDCVGKEFITVVPKQCMKGIFVPSAFTPNNDGKNDLIKPIAYGNLVSYKFSIFNRWGQLVFQTSDAGQGWNGIFKGIPQPSDTFIWTCSYQFSGEQPKLVNGSFVLIR comes from the coding sequence ATGAAACTGGCTGCTATAATGATTTCTTTCATTGCTTTCACGTCTTTGCCTGCACAAACTATCTACACCGTTGCGGGTAATGGTACCATCAATAACTCAGGCGATGGTGGACCCGCTATTTATGCAGCTTTAAGTGATATGGGTTCTTGTTATCCGGCCTTCGACTACCTGGGAAATATGTACATCGCCCAGAATTTTAATAATACGATTCGAAAGATCGATGCAGCGGGCATCATTACTACCATTGCAGGATCAGATGCGATCACAGGTTATACCGGCGATGGAGGACCTGCAGTGAATGCGCTCATTCGCCATCCTTCTGCGATTGCCATTGACAATAACAATAATATTTATTTTGCTGACCAGTTGGGGACTGTAATCAGAAGGATCGATCCTGCCGGTATAATCACTACCGTGTCGGGTCAGGTTACAAGCAACTGTGCTGTTGGTGATGGTGGACCTTTGTTACTTGCAAGGTTTCGTGCAATAGCCGCATTAAGCTTCGATGCATCAAATAATTTGTATATATCGGACAACGGATGTCATACGTTAAGAAGAGTAAGTGCGGGTATTGTCACAACAATTGCTGGTAATGGTACGATTGGATATTCCGGTGATGGTGGTCCTGCAATAGCCGCACAACTAGCATTTCCAGGAAAAGTAGCTATTGATAATCTCGGTAATGTTTATATTCCAGATGGACAAAATCATCGCATTAGAAAAGTGACTAATTCGGGGATCATCACAACCATTGCAGGCACCGGGGTGCAGGGTTACTCTGGAGATAATGGCCCTGCAACATCGGCGCAAATTAAATTTCCCGGATCGGTAATTATTGACAATGCAGGCAACCTCTTCATGGGCGATGACAATGCTGTTATCAGGAAAATCAATGCAGCCGGTATCATCACCACTTATGCGGGCAGTGGCACATGGGGTTATGAAGGTGATGGAGGCCCGGCAATAGCTGCCAATATGCAATTCACTGAAGGCAGGATCAGCATCGATCATAATGATAATATTTATTTCGCCAATCAACACGTAGGGAATGTAATAAGGAAGATATCTAATTGCATAATGGCCACAATCGATCAGCAACCCTCTACAGCCATAATATGCAGTGGGTGGAATGCTTCTTTTAGTATCAGTGCAACTAATATCACAACTTATCAGTGGCAGGTGCAAACAGTTCAAGGCAGTTGGGTGAACTTAAATAACGATGCTATGTATTCGGGTGTGAATACAAACATTCTTTCAATAACGGCCGCGACCGCAAACATGAGCAATTACGGGTATCGTTGTGTTGCAAGCAATAGTTGCGGTGCAATTTTTTCCCGAGAGGGTTTATTACACATCCCTGCTACGCTCACTCCTTCCGTTTCCATCGTAGCAAACACTTCAACTATCTGTACGGGCCAGCAGGTCGTTTTCAATGCGACACCACTTAATGGAGGATCAGCACCGGTATATCAATGGATGAAGAACGGGATACCTGTCGGTTCAAACAGTAGTACGTATTCAGATAATACTTTTCAGAATGGTGATGTTGTTAACGTTACAATGGTTTCAAACGGCACTTGTCTCACAACTTCAACTGCAGTCAGTAACTCCATTACATTAAGTGTTAATGTTCCCGTCATAGTTGGCATCACCGTTGTTGCTTCAGCAAATAATGTTTGCTTTGGAACCCCCGTTACTTTTACAGCAACTGTGACTAATGGGGGTACTTCACCAGCCTATACATGGTTCAGGAATGGTACAAATCTTTTCCTGAACTCACCAACCTATACCGATAATACATTGACAGACGGAGATCACGTGTTTGGTGTTGTCGGATCAAGTTTACCATGCTTAGTCTCACCCGTTGTGCCGAGCATTCCTATTCAAATGCATATCATAGCTTCGGTAACTCCTTCCATAACCATCAGCTCTAATGTAGTCGATATTTGTCGTGGAGGCCAGGTCAATTTCATTGCATCAGCGATGAATGTCGGAACGACGCCAAGTTATCAGTGGTATAAAAATGGTGTACCAGTCGGAAACGGGTTAGTTAATTACGCCGATAACAGTTTTGTCAATGGAGATGTTGTCACTTGTAAGCTGAGTACCACCGGATCCTGTCTGACTACTACGGAAGCTACAAGTAATGCAGTGATGATAACAGTACATCCTGATGTTGTTGTAAATTTAGATCAGTCTAATTCATTATGTGCAGGTGATAGCAGGATTTTGAATGCCGGAAACTTCTCATCCTATAGCTGGAGCACAGGTGTTACGACACAGTCAATCACGGTGAATGCTCCCGGCACTTATTCTGTAACAGTAACCGATGATAAAGGTTGTGTGGGAACCGGTAGTACAACCATCACGACATTATTACCATCACCATCCGGTTTCATGCAGGCCGATACAAGCATTTGCGAATACAGTTCGCTCGTGTTGCAATCACTTCAGAATTTTTCCAGCTATAACTGGAGCACGGGTTCCGTGACCAAATCAATTACCATTACACAAGCGGGGCAGTATTGGTTAGAAGTTCGCGATAATAATGATTGTGTTGGTAAAGAATTTATAACAGTGGTACCGAAGCAATGCATGAAAGGGATCTTTGTTCCTTCGGCATTCACTCCAAACAACGATGGAAAGAATGATCTGATCAAACCCATCGCCTATGGAAATTTGGTTTCATACAAATTCAGCATCTTTAATCGCTGGGGCCAATTGGTATTTCAAACGTCCGATGCAGGCCAGGGATGGAACGGAATTTTCAAAGGGATTCCGCAGCCCAGCGACACTTTCATCTGGACCTGCAGTTATCAGTTTTCGGGTGAACAACCCAAACTCGTAAATGGTAGTTTTGTTTTAATACGATAA
- a CDS encoding DUF4133 domain-containing protein, with translation MSTSVYSINKGINRPIEFKGLKAQYIWWLGAGLLALLIVFAILYICGVNTFICLLLIVSAGTWLFLHVYQLSRKYGEHGMMKMMAKRSIPSNVKVYSRKVFTSLCKKR, from the coding sequence ATGTCAACTAGTGTGTATTCTATCAATAAGGGAATCAACCGGCCCATTGAGTTCAAAGGACTAAAAGCACAATATATCTGGTGGCTGGGTGCTGGCCTGCTCGCACTACTGATCGTGTTTGCGATCCTTTATATATGCGGTGTCAATACATTTATTTGTCTACTGTTAATTGTAAGTGCCGGCACCTGGTTATTCCTGCACGTGTATCAACTCAGCCGAAAGTATGGTGAGCACGGGATGATGAAGATGATGGCAAAAAGAAGTATTCCATCAAACGTAAAGGTTTATTCAAGAAAAGTATTCACAAGTTTATGCAAAAAAAGATAG
- a CDS encoding TerB family tellurite resistance protein, whose product MKRYLVIISLLFGKLSFSQSDEAQQLLLNWEKLTQFKVILQQMKDGYQILDKGYNTIKNISEGSFSLHKTFLDGLLEVSPLVKKYKRVADIIEYQVRIIKEYKSAFEQFKKDKQFTAAEIEVIRKVYVNLLIASVKNIDLLTLVVTSGELRMSDGERLEAIDEIYNGIVDQYTFLNEFNNNTAILSIQREKEKMDIDLMKKVHGY is encoded by the coding sequence ATGAAAAGGTATTTAGTTATTATATCATTACTATTTGGCAAGCTTTCTTTTTCACAAAGTGACGAAGCGCAGCAACTGTTGCTTAACTGGGAAAAACTAACGCAATTCAAAGTTATACTACAGCAAATGAAGGATGGTTACCAAATCCTGGATAAAGGGTATAACACTATCAAGAATATTTCTGAAGGAAGTTTCAGTTTGCATAAAACTTTCCTCGATGGTTTACTCGAAGTGAGTCCGCTGGTTAAAAAGTATAAAAGAGTGGCTGATATTATTGAATACCAGGTCAGGATCATTAAAGAATACAAAAGTGCATTTGAGCAATTTAAAAAGGATAAACAGTTCACAGCAGCTGAAATTGAAGTTATCCGAAAGGTGTATGTGAATTTACTAATAGCGAGTGTAAAAAATATTGACCTTTTGACGCTCGTGGTCACATCCGGTGAATTGCGAATGAGTGATGGTGAACGATTAGAAGCTATTGATGAAATTTATAACGGGATAGTGGATCAATATACATTCCTAAACGAGTTCAATAATAATACGGCGATCCTTTCCATTCAACGGGAGAAGGAAAAGATGGATATCGATCTGATGAAAAAGGTTCATGGTTATTAA
- the traJ gene encoding conjugative transposon protein TraJ, with protein sequence MRSSVRVIFILIVLMVPYFAEAQIAGRIRSLNEVLDTLYSDMMPLCSRLIGVGRGIAGFAATWYIAARVWGHIARAEPVDFYPLFRPFVLGFAILIFPSVIQLINQLMKPTVTGTAQMVTDSDKAIEQLLKMKEEAIKTTAYWQMYVGEDGGGARDKWYKYHYGDKSEGWLKTISNDIKFAFAKFSYNLRNSIKQWMAEILKILFEASALCINTIRTFYLIVLAILGPLVFGIAVFDGFQHTLTVWIARYLNIFLWLPVANIFGGIMGKIQENMLKEDLQQIATNGDTFFSTTDTAYLIFMIIGIIGYFTVPSVANYIIHAGGGNALLQKVTNIMSMSTRSTVSGSVSMTRDALGGAYNKVTSSMADSGSSGGYFKDKIEGNKKI encoded by the coding sequence ATGAGGAGTTCAGTGAGAGTGATTTTCATATTAATCGTATTAATGGTACCCTATTTTGCAGAAGCACAAATTGCAGGGCGTATCCGTAGTTTGAATGAAGTACTGGATACACTTTATTCTGATATGATGCCGCTGTGCAGCCGGTTAATTGGTGTTGGCCGCGGCATCGCCGGATTTGCCGCGACCTGGTATATCGCAGCAAGAGTATGGGGACATATTGCAAGAGCTGAGCCCGTTGACTTTTATCCCTTGTTCCGACCCTTTGTGCTAGGCTTTGCTATCCTGATATTTCCATCAGTAATACAGTTGATCAATCAACTGATGAAGCCGACCGTTACAGGAACTGCACAAATGGTGACCGACTCTGACAAGGCAATTGAACAGCTCCTTAAAATGAAAGAGGAAGCTATTAAGACTACTGCTTACTGGCAGATGTATGTAGGAGAGGATGGGGGAGGTGCGAGAGATAAATGGTACAAATATCATTACGGCGATAAGAGTGAAGGCTGGTTAAAGACCATCAGTAACGATATAAAATTTGCGTTCGCGAAGTTCTCTTATAACTTAAGAAACTCGATCAAACAATGGATGGCTGAAATATTGAAAATTTTGTTTGAGGCCTCAGCGCTTTGTATCAACACCATCCGCACTTTCTATTTAATTGTACTGGCGATACTTGGACCGCTCGTATTTGGTATCGCTGTCTTTGATGGTTTCCAGCATACATTGACTGTATGGATTGCACGCTACCTGAATATTTTTTTGTGGTTGCCAGTCGCCAACATCTTTGGGGGTATCATGGGAAAGATACAGGAGAATATGCTGAAGGAAGATCTGCAACAGATCGCAACCAATGGCGATACATTTTTTTCAACGACCGATACTGCGTACCTGATCTTTATGATCATCGGTATCATCGGGTATTTCACCGTGCCATCAGTCGCCAATTATATTATACATGCAGGTGGTGGTAATGCGCTGCTTCAAAAAGTTACGAATATAATGAGTATGTCAACCCGTTCAACAGTTTCGGGTTCTGTTTCGATGACAAGAGATGCACTCGGTGGTGCTTACAATAAAGTTACGTCGAGCATGGCTGACAGCGGCTCATCAGGTGGTTATTTCAAAGACAAAATTGAAGGGAATAAGAAAATTTAA
- a CDS encoding conjugal transfer protein TraI has product MKRIIVMIGLLISVNTKAQIPVLEIIRQGVKKVIIAVDLKIQRMQSKVVILQNAQKTVENAMSKVKLTEISEWVEKQRKLYDDYFQELKMVKEGIVFYHRVKEVISNQAAMVNEYKQAWALFRQDKNFTSDELKYMFSVYTGMMDESLKNLDQLFLVVTAFTTQMSDAKRMELLSLASENIEGGYMDLRKFNNQNKVISLQRASDRAEIEYLKRMYGL; this is encoded by the coding sequence ATGAAAAGGATCATTGTAATGATAGGACTGCTGATCTCCGTGAATACGAAGGCCCAGATTCCCGTGCTTGAAATTATCAGACAGGGCGTCAAGAAAGTAATTATAGCTGTAGATCTGAAGATCCAACGAATGCAGAGTAAGGTTGTCATTCTGCAAAACGCCCAAAAGACAGTTGAGAACGCGATGTCGAAGGTAAAGTTAACTGAGATCAGCGAGTGGGTGGAAAAGCAACGGAAATTGTACGATGATTATTTCCAGGAATTGAAGATGGTAAAGGAAGGTATTGTTTTTTATCACCGCGTGAAGGAAGTTATATCTAACCAGGCAGCAATGGTCAATGAATATAAACAGGCATGGGCACTATTCCGGCAAGATAAAAATTTTACGAGTGATGAACTGAAGTATATGTTCAGTGTCTACACCGGGATGATGGATGAGAGCTTAAAAAATCTTGATCAATTATTTTTGGTTGTGACAGCGTTCACCACGCAAATGAGTGACGCAAAGCGTATGGAGCTCCTTAGTCTAGCCAGCGAAAATATTGAGGGTGGTTATATGGACTTGCGAAAATTCAACAATCAAAATAAAGTTATATCACTTCAGCGGGCTTCTGACAGGGCCGAAATTGAGTATTTAAAAAGAATGTACGGACTATGA